CTTGTCGCTGAAATTGCTCTTGACAGCCTTTACCGTCTGGTTGTAATTGTTGCCTATCGCCTGGAACTGGTGGTAGAAATTGGTCAGCCGGATGTAGTAATCCATCGTTGCCTTGTCGATTTTTACCACCTTGATTTCACGTCCGAAAAGCATGGACTTGATGAATTTCGACCGTTGGGAAAATCCCGACTGCTCGAAAAGAAGCTCGAATTTCCCGTTCTCTTCCGAGTTCAGTTTGATGCCGTAGCGGAAAACGGCGGGATCACTCTTGGGCTTTCTGCCTGCCGTCCTTCTCTTTTTAGGGTTGTTTTCTGTTGCCATATCACTTGTTTTTTTGTTGTTCCTGTCTGTCCGTCAGGATTTCCGACTTTGGAGGAAATCCCTCCCGAGCCGTCAGGCGAGCGGCAAGTTGTTTTGGGATGCCCGAATTATTTCGGGCGGCCCAAAACACAACTTGCTATGTTCGCTTGAACATGAATTTGCCTTTCGTCAAATTATCGGGGCCGGTGAAACTTTCGGGTTTCGCGGGGTACATCCGATGCCTCTGCAAACCATGACGGGACCGGTTGCAAAGTTACCGGTAAGAATCTGTGTGATAAATAGTTAAGTCGGTGTAACAGAATGTCATACGGTGTCATATATCGGCATCAGGCTCCGATTCCGCACGGGATAGACGATAAAGGCGTTTATTTGCAGCATGAACGGTTGCAGCACACCGGACAACAACGGTTTGGGGCATGATTGCACGGACGGTTGCATGAAGGCAACCATACAACCGGGCATTATTGGTTGCAACCATATAACCGTGCCACCATGCCACCATGCAATCAACCATGTAACCGTGCAATCATTCAAGGGTGTAACCACCCGGACATGCAACCGGCCAGTGATGCACGCAACCGTTCATGCAGCCGGTAAACCATATAAGCAAACAGTGATGCAAACAACCAGTAATAACTTAAAACAATAATGATTATGGACAAGGAAACATTATTTGTTGCACTCAGCAACCAGAAAGGCGGCGTCGGAAAATCGGCTTTCACGATTCTGCTCGCCAGTTATTTTCATTACGTGGAAAATCTGAATGTGGCGGTCATCGACTGCGACTCTCCGCAGCACAGCCTCGTACGTATGCGGGAGAGGGACAAAAAGGCCATTGACCGGAGCGACCATTATAAGCAGCAGATGATGGCGCAGTGGGAACGCATCAAAAAGAAAGCCTATCCGATTATCGGTGTCAGGGCGGAGAAAGCGAGGGAAGCCGCCGATGAGCTGGTGAAAAACAGCGAACATCCCATCGACCTGGTTCTGGTCGATCTGCCGGGTACGGTGGACGCGCAGGGCGTGTTCCGTACCATTGTCAATATGGATTACGTGATTACCCCGATTACGGCGGACAAGATGGTCATGCAGAGCAGCCTCTCTTTCTCCACCACCGTGCTGGACTATATTCGCGACAGACCTGAAATCCCGCTGAAGGACATCCTTTTCTTCTGGAACAAGATAGAACGCAGGGCCAATACCGAGGTGTTCGACATCTACCGGATGATGATGCAGCGACTGAAGCTGACAGTGTTGGAAACCACTGTTCCCGACACGTGCCGCTACGATAAGGAGCTGTCCGTCAGCAGCAAGAGTTATTTCCGCTGTACACTGCTGCCGCCTCCGGCCAAATTGCTGAAAGGGAGCGGATTCGTGGAGCTGGCAAACGAACTGAAAGAGAAACTTAAACTGTAACGCGTATGGCAAAGAAAATAGTCGAGGTGGATGAAGACCTCCTCAAAGGAATGATGACGAGCGATATCCCCCTGTATGGAAGGGATACGGAACGGAAGGAAACGGAACCTGCACCGAAAAAAGC
The window above is part of the Butyricimonas paravirosa genome. Proteins encoded here:
- the mobA gene encoding conjugal transfer protein MobA, whose translation is MATENNPKKRRTAGRKPKSDPAVFRYGIKLNSEENGKFELLFEQSGFSQRSKFIKSMLFGREIKVVKIDKATMDYYIRLTNFYHQFQAIGNNYNQTVKAVKSNFSDKRALALLYKLEKTTMELVVLSRQIIALTREYEEKYLNRNRQSL
- a CDS encoding ParA family protein, which produces MDKETLFVALSNQKGGVGKSAFTILLASYFHYVENLNVAVIDCDSPQHSLVRMRERDKKAIDRSDHYKQQMMAQWERIKKKAYPIIGVRAEKAREAADELVKNSEHPIDLVLVDLPGTVDAQGVFRTIVNMDYVITPITADKMVMQSSLSFSTTVLDYIRDRPEIPLKDILFFWNKIERRANTEVFDIYRMMMQRLKLTVLETTVPDTCRYDKELSVSSKSYFRCTLLPPPAKLLKGSGFVELANELKEKLKL